A part of Anabas testudineus chromosome 7, fAnaTes1.2, whole genome shotgun sequence genomic DNA contains:
- the LOC113166862 gene encoding uncharacterized protein LOC113166862 isoform X1, which translates to MESLKKAVEKILHQLSNKVSIYTTVIVIFTFQFLFDKNFKCTCTGDQRACWAYMILPIALIFVLLLWMDRAFNRVCNFTLRTCTCPCPCTCTRPSTWTWTCRCCCNCHFCSVLCGRMFSALLVSLLWPVAVLLDADWFVCCYHQISFHEVKPCNSNTDLQQNLKEIVQLKTTSMMHGLCLLTVIIGVALFKKLGKLSKCCSSPAVITGEMLLEEGENLAREKLRETVKCKVNEQINVYVESEWKNCFNVGEELVQRLLSQPASPGRCKLSSFFNSQRQRLLHPERSSNEAPQSGGGQSSDPAADPNQPSSD; encoded by the exons ATGGAGAGCCTGAAAAAAGCAGTGGAAAAGATTCTTCACCAACTGTCTAATAAAGTCAGTATCTACACCACAGTCATCGTGATCTTTACCTTCCAGTTTTTATTCGACAAGAATTTTAAGTGTACCTGCACAGGAGACCAGAGAGCCTGCTGGGCCTACATGATTCTGCCGATTGCTTTGATATTTGTCCTGTTGCTGTGGATGGACAGAGCCTTTAACAGAGTCTGCAACTTCACTCTGAGAACATGTACATGTCCATGTCCATGTACATGTACACGTCCATCTACATGGACATGGACATGCAGGTGTTGCTGCAACTGTCacttttgttcagttttgtgtGGTCGCATGTTCAGTGCACTGCTGGTGTCTCTGCTGTGGCCTGTTGCTGTCTTACTGGATGCAGACTGGTTTGTCTGCTGTTATcatcagatttcttttcatgAAGTGAAACCCTGCAACTCAAACACTGATTTACAGCAAAACCTCAAGGAGATCGTTCAGCTGAAAACCACGTCGATG atgcATGGCCTTTGTTTACTCACTGTCATTATAGGCGTGGCTCTTTTTAAGAAACTGGGAAAGTTGTCGAAATGCTGCTCATCACCAGCTGTTATTACTGGGGAAATGCTTTTGGAGGAGGGAGAAAATCTGGcaagagagaaactgagagaaacagTAAAGTGCAAAGTGAACGAGCAGATCAACGTTTATGTTGAGTCTGAGTGGAAAAATTGTTTCAATGTAGGTGAAGAACTGGTTCAACGGTTGTTATCTCAACCAGCCTCTCCAGGACGCTGCAAACTGAGCTCCTTTTTCAACAG tcagagacagagactcCTCCACCCAGAGAGAAGCAGTAACGAGGCTCCACAGTCCGGAGGTGGGCAGAGTTCAGACCCAGCAGCTGATCCTAATCAACcctcttcagactga
- the LOC113166862 gene encoding uncharacterized protein LOC113166862 isoform X2, whose amino-acid sequence MESLKKAVEKILHQLSNKVSIYTTVIVIFTFQFLFDKNFKCTCTGDQRACWAYMILPIALIFVLLLWMDRAFNRVCNFTLRTWTCRCCCNCHFCSVLCGRMFSALLVSLLWPVAVLLDADWFVCCYHQISFHEVKPCNSNTDLQQNLKEIVQLKTTSMMHGLCLLTVIIGVALFKKLGKLSKCCSSPAVITGEMLLEEGENLAREKLRETVKCKVNEQINVYVESEWKNCFNVGEELVQRLLSQPASPGRCKLSSFFNSQRQRLLHPERSSNEAPQSGGGQSSDPAADPNQPSSD is encoded by the exons ATGGAGAGCCTGAAAAAAGCAGTGGAAAAGATTCTTCACCAACTGTCTAATAAAGTCAGTATCTACACCACAGTCATCGTGATCTTTACCTTCCAGTTTTTATTCGACAAGAATTTTAAGTGTACCTGCACAGGAGACCAGAGAGCCTGCTGGGCCTACATGATTCTGCCGATTGCTTTGATATTTGTCCTGTTGCTGTGGATGGACAGAGCCTTTAACAGAGTCTGCAACTTCACTCTGAGAAC ATGGACATGCAGGTGTTGCTGCAACTGTCacttttgttcagttttgtgtGGTCGCATGTTCAGTGCACTGCTGGTGTCTCTGCTGTGGCCTGTTGCTGTCTTACTGGATGCAGACTGGTTTGTCTGCTGTTATcatcagatttcttttcatgAAGTGAAACCCTGCAACTCAAACACTGATTTACAGCAAAACCTCAAGGAGATCGTTCAGCTGAAAACCACGTCGATG atgcATGGCCTTTGTTTACTCACTGTCATTATAGGCGTGGCTCTTTTTAAGAAACTGGGAAAGTTGTCGAAATGCTGCTCATCACCAGCTGTTATTACTGGGGAAATGCTTTTGGAGGAGGGAGAAAATCTGGcaagagagaaactgagagaaacagTAAAGTGCAAAGTGAACGAGCAGATCAACGTTTATGTTGAGTCTGAGTGGAAAAATTGTTTCAATGTAGGTGAAGAACTGGTTCAACGGTTGTTATCTCAACCAGCCTCTCCAGGACGCTGCAAACTGAGCTCCTTTTTCAACAG tcagagacagagactcCTCCACCCAGAGAGAAGCAGTAACGAGGCTCCACAGTCCGGAGGTGGGCAGAGTTCAGACCCAGCAGCTGATCCTAATCAACcctcttcagactga
- the st14b gene encoding suppression of tumorigenicity 14b, with protein MDPLNSGQRFSPTQDADAENAFLPATDSKRLEKKPGRRKQLVIVAGVLVAAAAVALLTGLLVWNFHLRSDLRVKRLYVGAMGIDNLRFQPAFEDPSSPQFTNLAFLVGQQLNEIYSKNSVLSRYFKGSTVQAFSEGEDDSNGVVAYYQSEFSVPVPQQDSLDQAIESLEPTAGRLKAGKGRALVRPGDGLSVSSVISRALDPRLTRNSLDRKTFSIHVREAGMVQSPGFPNSPYPSNSFLQWRLRADPGHRVQLDFHTLILEDDCQKDFITIYDSLAPIEHRTLTEQCGYPHDSLSFLSSGNVMLLTLVTSDKKNFPGFRANYSQIPVTDQSCGGTLTTDRGSFSSPYFPSNYPPQTTCTWNIQVAKEKFVKVQFHEFSVGNESLQCPNDYVEVNEQRLCGSMLKTTVITANSNTMTITFHSDSSYVDQGFTASYEAFVPTNPCPGRFQCTNNLCIDIMMHCDGWNDCGDGSDEVNCKCDASQLMCKNGHCKPKFWECDGSDDCGDNTDEENCGKCKPGEFSCRNSRCVLEKFRCDGKDDCSDGSDESKCERSLVLQQCSEFTFRCRNGRCISKMNPECDDVQDCEDGSDEENCQCGIRPYRSSRIVGGQASKEGEWPWQVSLHIRGTGHVCGASVLNQRWLVTAAHCVQDTGANKYSQADQWQALLGLHAQGQTNEWTVTRNIKRIISHENYDHLTYDSDIALMELDTEVTLNQYIWPICLPSSSYDFPAGREAWITGWGATREGGSVATILQKAEVRVINATVCKSLLGDDITDRMLCAGVLKGGVDACQGDSGGPLAVTSSSGRVFLAGVVSWGDGCGRRNKPGIYTRITKYRSWIKEASGV; from the exons ATGGATCCACTAAACTCAGGACAGAGGTTCAGTCCGACACAG GACGCTGACGCTGAAAATGCGTTCCTGCCAGCCACAGACTCCAAACGGCTGGAGAAGAAGCCGGGTCGCAGGAAGCAGCTGGTGATCGTAGCTGGCGTGTTGGTcgcagctgcagctgtggctcTGCTGACCGGACTGCTGGTCTGGAACTTCCACC TCCGCAGCGATTTGAGAGTGAAGAGACTTTACGTTGGTGCCATGGGAATCGATAACCTGCGTTTCCAGCCGGCCTTCGAAGATCCCAGCAGTCCTCAGTTTACGAACTTGGCCTTCCTGGTCGGGCAGCAG ctcaATGAAATTTACTCTAAAAACTCGGTGCTGTCCAGATACTTTAAAGGCTCCACGGTCCAGGCCTTCAG TGAGGGAGAAGACGATAGTAACGGCGTGGTGGCGTATTACCAGTCAGAGTTCAGCGTCCCCGTCCCTCAGCAGGATTCACTGGACCAAGCCATCGAGTCTCTGGAGCCGACGGCTGGACGTCTCAAGGCTGGAAAAGGACGAGCGCTGGTGAGACCGGGCGACGGTCTGAGCGTCAGCAGTGTCATCTCACGAG CGTTAGATCCACGTTTGACAAGGAACTCTTTAG aTAGAAAGACCTTCAGCATCCACGTCCGTGAAGCAGGAATGGTCCAGTCTCCGGGGTTTCCAAACTCTCCGTATCCATCAAATAGCTTCCTGCAGTGGAGGCTGCGCGCTGACCCTGGCCATCGAGTCCAGCTGGACTTCCACACCCTGATCCTGGAAGATGACTGTCAGAAAGACTTCATCACAATCTACGACTCCCTGGCTCCGATAGAACATCGCACCCTGACAGA ACAGTGTGGATACCCTCATGACTCCCTGTCCTTTCTGTCCTCTGGAAACGTCATGTTGCTGACTCTGGTCACCAGTGACAAGAAGAACTTCCCCGGCTTCAGAGCAAACTACTCCCAGATCCCTGTGACCGATCAAA GCTGTGGAGGAACACTCACTACAGACAGAGGCTCCTTCTCCTCACCTTACTTCCCCTCCAACTATCCTCCACAAACCACATGCACCTGGAACATCCAG gTCGCAAAGGAAAAGTTTGTGAAGGTTCAGTTCCATGAGTTCTCAGTGGGCAATGAAAGTCTTCAATGTCCCAATGATTATGTTGAAGTCAATGAACAAAG ACTTTGTGGCAGCATGTTAAAAACCACAGTGATCACCGCAAACAGCAACACGATGACCATCACGTTTCACTCCGACTCGTCCTACGTTGACCAGGGTTTCACCGCCAGCTACGAGGCCTTTGTCCCAACCAATC CTTGCCCGGGAAGGTTCCAGTGCACCAACAACCTCTGCATTGACATCATGATGCACTGTGACGGCTGGAACGACTGTGGAGACGGCAGCGATGAAGTCAACTGCA AGTGCGATGCTTCTCAGCTGATGTGTAAAAATGGCCACTGTAAACCAAAGTTCTGGGAGTGTGACGGGTCTGATGATTGTGGAGACAACACTGATGAAGAAAACTGTG GAAAATGCAAACCAGGAGAGTTTTCCTGCAGAAACAGTCGCTGTGTCCTCGAGAAGTTCAGGTGTGATGGGAAAGATGACTGCTCCGATGGATCTGATGAGTCTAAATGTGAAAGAT CTCTGGTGCTGCAGCAGTGTTCAGAGTTCACCTTCCGCTGCAGGAACGGACGCTGCATCAGCAAAATGAACCCGGAGTGTGACGACGTGCAGGACTGTGAGGACGGCTCCGATGAGGAGAACTGCC AATGTGGGATAAGGCCGTACCGCAGCTCTCGCATCGTGGGCGGTCAGGCGTCGAAGGAGGGTGAGTGGCCCTGGCAGGTCAGCCTCCACATCAGGGGCACAGGACATGTCTGTGGGGCGTCTGTGTTGAATCAGCGTTGGCTGGTGACCGCCGCTCACTGCGTCCAAGACACCGGAGCAAACAA GTACTCGCAGGCAGACCAATGGCAGGCCTTGCTGGGTCTGCATGCTCAGGGTCAGACCAACGAGTGGACGGTGACGAGAAACATAAAGCGGATCATCAGTCACGAGAACTACGACCATCTCACATATGACAGCGACATCGCCCTGATGGAGCTGGACACCGAGGTCACCCTCAACCAGTACATCTGGCCCATCTgcctgccctcctcctcctacgACTTCCCAGCAGGCCGAGAGGCGTGGATCACTGGCTGGGGAGCCACCAGAGAGGGAG GCAGTGTTGCGACCATCCTGCAGAAGGCGGAGGTTCGTGTCATCAACGCCACCGTGTGTAAGAGTCTGCTGGGTGATGACATCACTGACAGGATGCTGTGTGCTGGAGTCCTCAAAGGGGGCGTGGACGCCTGTCAG GGAGACTCCGGCGGACCGCTCGCTGTCACCAGCTCCAGTGGGCGTGTCTTCCTGGCGGGCGTCGTGAGCTGGGGCGACGGCTGCGGTCGTAGGAATAAACCCGGCATCTACACCCGCATCACCAAATATCGCAGCTGGATAAAGGAAGCGAGCGGAGTGTAG